TGAAACTATTAAAACAGCACCAGACGATCGAAGGAATACTAGAAAATCTGGATGCCTTAACAAAAGGACAGCGCACCAAAATTGAAGAGAACCTCGAGATGCTCCACCTTTCTCGCCAGCTTGCTCGTATTCATTGTGAAGCCGGCATTACATGCTCACTAGAAGATGCCTTGTATGCAATTGACGATATGAAAATGGCCGCCGCTTTTGACGACCTCGAATTTCGCAACTGGCGTAAGAACCTTATCATTCAGCAGGAAGAAAAAATAGTTGATCCCTTCTCTTGAACTTCTCCACTTAGCTTACGCTTACTGGGGGAGTTCTGCGCCCCCAGCGTAACTCTCAGTTATTGAAGAGGCTTATAACGGTTTCCCCTTCATTTTTCCATTCTTTAACCCATTGCAACACAAGCTGTGTTCTTATTTTATATGTACCGTGTTCCATTTCGATATGTCTTATAAATCGATTTTCTCGGTTAAGAAAGAAGTAAACGCATCGACCGCAGGAGTTGGATAGTAGTGATTATGGTGTACTACATAAAAATGACGCTTACAACTGATCCCGCTTACGTTTTTAAAGGTTGTATAATTCCAAGCTTTTGTTCTATTTCGAACGTCATTTTTGAAAGAAAGGCAATCCCTCCTTCAGTAATAACTGCTTGACAGCATTATGACAATAACACCTATACACATGAAGAATCACGGACATGGTTTGAGTGAGGTAGGAATTGTAATTGGTATTCATATCGGGGCCATGTACCTGCCATCCCTTGTGACGGGAGTAATTGTCGATAAGGCTGGACGAACAATTTGACCATCGTTTCTGGTTTCACACTGCTGGCTGCGGGCTTCTTGCAGCTGCTGCACCTGTACATTCCGTTACAGTGCTCGCTATTGCTCTCGCATTACTTGGGGTTGGCTGGAACGTTGGATTGATTACTGGAACTGCGCTCATTGTAGATGCAACAAACCCGCCTGCCCAGGCAAAAACACAAGGATCTGTTGATGTCTTCATCGCTTTGGCAGGGGCCTCGGGGGGGGGGCACTATCAGGAATATTGTAGGAGTTTCAAGTTTTGCAACCTTATCCGTTGCTGGGGGTATCCTTTCATTACTGCCTCTTCCCCTCATTATCTGGTCCCGACGCAATCAAAATAAAAAGTGACATTATTAAAAAGGATACGGTGGAACGAGAATTTTGTCATATTGCAATAGTATCATACAATTGTCTCTATTGTAGCTGAAGCTTGGCCGGAGTTTGAAGTGGCTGATGCTGCTCTTAAGCAAAATATTCTTTACATTTATTAGCCATCAGTTTTTTGTGATAGTCCGTAGTTTCTTGATCTACTTTTTCATTTTTGACTTGTACCGTAAGCAATTCTTTTGCTGCCAGCTTAATTAACAGCACGATTAATAGATGCCGACCACCATGGATAGTAAATGTACGGAAACGGATAGTATTTTGGAAATAACGGCGAGTAAACAGAGCATTTCGGATAGTAAATGGCTTTAAATAGATAGTATTTCCATATTATTTGAAAACCCTTATATTGTATAGAAGCCCAATTAGAGATATTATCTTTTTAGGTTCCCTTATTTAGTTTTATTTTTCTTTCTGATGTGATCCCTTTACCTCATCATCCTGCTGACACGGATAACCTAGGAGCTGAATGGTTTGTGATAATTGCTGCTCTTTTTTATCCATTTTATATTGCAGCCGTTAATTTAGTTGGCATTGTTAAAGAATAATGTCTTCCGATCGACAAAAGGGCTCCCATTCACTGTTCAAAAGCAGCGTTTTGGGACAGCCCTATATTTAAAAATGTTGAACATCGTGCTCCAATCGCTACTTAGGCGCTGACATCGTTTTTTGTAACACCGCATATTCCTCTACGGTATTCCCTTTTTGCTCCGTATACATTTTATAATAATGACAGAAACGGTAACGTTTGTTTGCTTTGTTCCATGCTTTTTTTGGCTTTTTTCCTTTTTTGTCTGCTTTGTATATTTCCATAGAGAAAAAATCTTCTTTATCGATCACAGCCGCCATCATGGGTGAATTAGAAAGTAAAAAATATCCCCTTTTCCACTCACGCGCCTCTGCGTCTTTATTATCATTTCCATAGACCCTCACTTCCAATTACCTCCTGCATTTCCATTTAACTTGATTTTATAAGATTCTTTGTGATCATGCAAAAAGTCACAAAAACAGTTAAATGGCAATAGCAGCTTTTATTCTATACGAATAGGCTTTTTAATATCGGGAGGCAGCGAATCCTTCTCAGACCTTTACATCTGAAATTTTTGTAGTATTATTAATTTAGCTCTTTGTCTTTTTTGTGACAAAGATAGATGAATATCATAATTTTTCGACATTTAAACACTTTACACCATAGAAACTGGAACATTGTATAGGAGGATTTACAGGATGATTGGTCAAAGAATCGTCCATTATCGGATGAAAAATAATATGTCCATATTGGAGCTAGCACAAAAAACAGGGATTTCCACCAGCCATTTGAAAAAAATAGAAGAAGACAAATATTCATATCCATCTGTTCAAAAGCTTGAACAGATAGCGAACGTGTTAAATATCCCTGTTCAGCTCTTGCTCGGACCGCAGACTTCACAAGAAAAAGAAACTGAGCTAGATGACGTTTGGATTGAAGTCGTAAAGGAAGCAATGGAGTCTGGAGTGTCAAAGGAACAATTTAAAGCTTTTATAGAAAACAAAAAAAGAGAACGAGATGATGAATAATTTTTTATTTTTCTGCTTCTTCATTCCTCGTCGATTAGACCTGGTTTATACATAATCAACGCCGTTCTGTTGTGGTTCATTACGTATTAAACGAGGCGGATGTTATGATTTGTTTCTACTTTAGGAATGTTTAACTTTATTAAAGGATCAAAGTATAAGCAAAACTACGACTTCCGGCATTTGGACTTGGCGGTAAGCCAAGTTTTTCTAAGAAGATATATACCATAATTTGCAGGCACCTATTGCTCGTTTTCTAGTTTAAAACTTTCCGTTTCTCCGTTCCAATGAATGGAGGCTTCTATCTCGTCATCTTCATTAGTGACCGCACAGCCACTGCAGCCGCTTCCGCTATGTTCTAAAAATTCTTCGTCATTTAACGGTGCACCATGCACCGTTATATCATCCATTTCATAATTAACCACCTTAGGGGCTGGTTCCTCTCCAATATAGCGGATAATGTACTCTATATCCTCCCTGTCAGCTTTTTGAATGTGGGCAGTGTATTTCACAGACCAATTTTCTCCTTCTCCTTCGAAATGAAGAGTCTCCTGGTTATTGCACCCCGCTAAGGTCAAAAGACTGAAAAGGAAGAAAGTCTTTTACCGTTCATGTCCCTTCCCCCTCAAAACCCAAAAGAATAATAATCGCTAATCTTCATACTTCACTTTTAAGAAACAAACTCTGCAACAAAGACTAAGGTTAGGAAAATATAATGGACATACCTATCGTACAAACTTGAATTCTTTTATATCATTCAAGATACCCTCTCGGTAACTTCTAAGCACAAGAGACTCTATTTACGTTTCAGGCAGCATTATGATGTTTGGTTAGCAATGGATGAATGGATCATTACATTACAGTAAAAAATGTTAACGTTTCTTTCGGAACAAAGTCTTTCCTCTATGCAATGCTTTTTCGAGGGATTCAAGGTTTCGGGAAATAGACGACTGCATCATGCCCTGTTTTTCATGCGAGTAAAACCGCACACTGTCTTTTGGGATTACTGTTTTCCTCCCTATCAGCAATTTCAAATATTCGATATGATACTCATTTTGCTCCATGACCGCACGTTCTATTTCTTCCGTATACGCTTTAATTTGTTCTTCTGTCATTACATCATCTAAAGAAAAATGCAAATACAAGACGAAAGGATTAATAGGTTCGGCGATGTAAATGGACTGTGTCTCTTCTCTGTAACCGATCGTTCTCTTTTTAAACGGGTCAGCGTCGAGCGACATTTTTTCTGGGGCTCTGATGTCACCGGTTAGGCCAATTAGAGATAAATATTCCTCTTCAACAGAATAATAAAGAGCTGCAGCAAAACAGTCATTAATGGTGTTTACGACGGCAGGGTTATAATCAGGTGCTTGCACAATGTCGACGGGTTGATTGAAAAACGAGATTGCTTTTTCTAAAAAAGCAGACCACCTTTTCCTGCTGTCCCCTGTATCTTGAAGTATCTCATTATACGCATGAAGCGTCATGAGCGAATAATCAGCATAATGAAGAAGCCGAGCAGCCTGATTTTTTAATGTTTGAATGTTTTCTCTTTCTGAGATAAAACCAATAACAGAGCGTAACGATGTGCTTAGCATCGCAGAAATGTTTTGGGCCTGTTCCTTACCCTTTGAAATGTCAAAATCATAAAGCCAATGTCCGTTTTGAAACAACTCAAAGAGAAACGCCCAAATAAACGGATCGGCCGTTTCAAGAAATTGTTTTGCCAGACCTTCGCTTTCTATTTCATCTATTATCCAATGTTCAAACGGATCATACGGAGAATCGGGTGCACGGTGATGGTCGTTTAAAAAGGTGTTGTGAAGGGACTCTAGTTTTTTTTGTATTCTAAAAAAACTTTCTTTTACCTCTGGGGAGACAAACACAAGGATGTGCTTTTTTTCCATAACAGCTGCTTTATACTCTAAATAAGCCGGCGTCACATTTCCTGGCAAGAGTTTTGGACTGGCACCTGCTTTTCGGTGAATGAGAAGGACAAAAACATCGCTTGCTTTCACGACGTCCTGGCATTGCTTTAACGTATCCTTTTCCCACGTGCCAAAATCCCCGTCTTCAAATATAGGAACGTGATGTCCACTCTCTTCTAAATGCTTTTTCACTATTTTCCGCGGTATTTTTAAATCTTCTTCATAAGCAGAGCTTATAAATATCCTCGTTTTATTGATCAAGGGAACAACCTCCCTTATCATAAGATTGATTTTAACCATCAGGAAGAGATGTCTGCATATAATTATCATCTCCCCTTCCCTTTTACTACCTAGATTTTACCATAATTTTCAACTTCTCGTATTAACTGAGGTTATGAATATTATTCCCTTTTTTTGTCTCTAACCTTTAACAAATTTAAACGTTCCTAAAGTAGAAATAAAAAGGCAAAAGGGAGACGAGGATCACCTGCTTAGAATGGTTTTATTCCAATTCAAAAAAGAACTGCCTCCAGCTTGTGAGACAGTCCCTTCTATTATTTTCACATTTCCTGTATATCAAAAGAGATCACTTGGTTTGTGTTTGTTTGATAAATAACATTGCCGCGGACTTGCCTGGATTGGTGCGGTGATTGCAATAGCAGATCATATGTTTCTTTTGTCTGCTGTGGATTCATGTGGGTTTTCCCAACGGCCTGGAAATTGGTCACATAATAACTCGGATAAGCCGTCTGTGTAATGGCCGATAAATACTCTCCCCATCTTCCATTACCCATTCCTGAATCTGGCTGCTGTATTGGCGTAATCTCAACATTTAAGACACCTACTTCAAGGTTGGCACCTAATGCTTCAAAAGCGTTGCGGTGAAGATTAATTTTATTAGGCGGATAGCCTCTCGTCTGATCGACAACCGTTACCGTCACTTCTTTGTCAGGAGAAGTAAGATTTTTAATTCTTAAGGATTGGCCGCATTGATAAGGAGAATTTTCTCCAACCGAAGCTGTCATGTAATTATTGTGAGACCAGGGGATACCGCATTTTGTTACTGGTCCTCCCTCTGTCCAGGTAGCCTGCCCCCGAACAGCTTGCTGACGATCAAAATCATTAGAAAACCCTGAATAACTTCTATCTTCCATGTAATAAGGGTGTTTTTCATAAGGCTCGGTGTGATAAGGGTAAAAGGCATATGGGTTTCCTGTTGGGTAATAATAAAAGTACATATTTCTCCTCCTTTCTTTAAAACTCTGGGTTACTATATGCCTAAAATAGGTTGGCCTGTTACAAAAAAATACTGGTAAAAATTGGACAGAGCGCTTTATTCAATTGGTGATTTAATGGTGATTTAACTTTCTTCTGATTTACTTGGAGACTGCAATTGCTTTTCTTTACGCAAAATCCCCATTAGTCCCGCTGGTACAAGAAATAGTGCCGGAACCACACCAAATAGACCAATAGAAAACAAAATGGCTATGCCGCTTATAGCCATTAACCAGCCGCCTGTTTTCGGTTTAAACTTCACAACGATCGCTCCTGCAATCGCTAAAGCACTGAACAAAAAAGCACTAGCACCTAATCCTGTCAAACTGCTGGCCGTTTCATTAAAAGCTTCATCAAGGCTTCCCATAAATAACGCAAAAAAGGCACCGCCAAATCCAATCAACCCTCCAATAATCCCAAGTACCATTTCCGTCACTCTGCTCATCCAGCCTTCCCCCTCTAATATAAGAATAAGTGCACATAGGAATCATATTTTATGAGAAAGATATTTATTACCTGAATTTACCATAACCATTAAGCCATAAAGAAAGGACAGACTCAAATGAAAGATAAGTCTGCCCCATTCCCTTATGTCCTGTTTTGACAAAGTTATTGCTGTGTCCTTTATTACATGAACTTAAGTTTTTTATAGCTTTTGAAGCCCTCCCTTAATTTTGTTCTCATCAAGGTCTTCTCCTATGATAACCAATAAAGGATCAATGTCTCTATCTTGCTGGTACTTCTCAAAGGTTAATCCACCGTGCGAGTAATTAAATAAAAACATTTCTGGTCCACTCGTAAAGATGACAAATCCTTTCATGCGAAAGACATTTCCTTCAATTTTTTTTATCCACTGAGAAAACTTGAGCCGGCTGACAGGTTGAGGCAGCGGCAATGTTAATGAGTGAAGATGCAAGTCTTCCACAGCGTGTGCCTTCCTTTCTGCAGACGGCAAAGAGGAATGATTGGTTTTTGAAAATAATTCGGATAAAGATATATTTGCATACGCACAATGGAAAATGCTTGCCTTTGGGTTTATTTCTTTTAACGTTTGATTTACAGCCTTTTGTTCGCTGGTGCTCACTTTGTCTATCTTATTGAGCACCACGATATCAGCGTATTTTACTTGTTCTTTCATCAGCTTCTTTACTTTAATACTTCCTTTTTTATCGTTCCATTGTTTCGCGTCAACCAGGGTGATGACCGCTTTTATGTTTAGTTTGTCTGCGATAAAAGGATGAGTACAAGCCTCGATCACATCTACAGGATGAGCAGCACCGGTTACTTCTACATAAATCGCATCGAGTTCGTTTTCTTTTAATAAATGATCTAGTTGCTGGCTGAGCTGTCCTTGGATTGTACAACAGATACAGCCGTTCAAAAGCTCTTTTAAAGGCGTATTGGCGGGAATTACAGCTGAATCAATGCTTTTCTCCCCCAATTCATTCATCAAAACAGCCACGTTCCTGCCAATCTCTTGTTCTTTTTGAAGTAATTGTCTGAGCAGCGTACTTTTCCCGCTTCCTAGAAAGCCGCTCAACATGTAAATTTCTGTTCGGTGATTGTTCAAAATGTATTAAACCCTCCCGCTTTGTGTGATCCTTCCCATACCTATTATGTTTTGGATTTAGATATACCAATAGATGAAATATTAGTAGGCTGGAAGTTTGCATGCTGGTACCGGTAAGCAATGTAAGGGTGAAGAGGTTCATTTTTTTGAATGTGTTGATTAATGATTTTTCTTCCCATATCCGGGGTTATCGTTTTATACCAAATGCCTTCTGGATAAACCAGTACCACGCAGGCATCCTCACATCTCCCGTTACAGCGCGTGCGAGTGGTATGTATATATTCATCAAGACCAAGGCTTTTTATTTCATCGCGAATCGCCTGTGTTACCTCTTCTCCATTTTTCCTCATGCAGCTGCCGCCATTGCAGATTAATACATGATGCGTTGTATTCGATAAATTCCAAGTAACCATATGTTTATCCCTCAAATCAAAAATCGTAATCATTACTATTTATAATTAAAAATTTTAGTCGACTTTTCTTTACTAGTCAACCGTTCTTTATGCTTAAAAGACTACGATCCTTATTTTCTTAAAGAAATATGCATTAGAAAAACTCGACTTGCCGCCGAGTTTTTATGGCTGAAGGATCATTTTTTTTTGTAATTGCAAAACATCTTGATTAATAGATTGTTCTTTTTCATAAGCAAAAAAAAAAGCTCCCCTGCCAAGTGAAAACGGGAGTGGAAGCACAAAACAAAAGGCTTTCCAGCTGCTTGAAACACGTTTTTTCCACAGTAGAAGAAATGAACCATCACGTTTCCCATCACAGCGAAATATTACGGCGGGGGTCTACTGAAAACGACGTTCTTATGTTTCTTGCAGAGCGATCATTAACTTATCCTAGAACAAGCTGGATTAAAGTTAAAAACATCGCCGCAGCGGTCTGCAAAAGTATTCGTACTGTTGGTTACGCCCTGAAATCGTTAGAAGAGAAAAAGATAATTCAGCGTATTCCGGTAATGAGAGAGACAAAAGGCGGCAACAGCAGTAATCTAATTGCGATTCTGCCTTTTTCACCCCGTGTCTTCAGACCGTCAATTTCCTACCGCTCGTCCCCTGAAACCGCTGATGCATGCCTGCCTTTTCTTAGTGATGGGTTTACTTTTAAACACTAGCTTGGCTCCACTAATCTCATTTGGTGACTGATCCACCCAGCTAAAGTGTTCAGCAAGTCGAACTGCTGTTTTGTTAAAAGATCGTACATTGTTAGTTTAGAGAGATACTTTTCCCTGAATCTTTCACCCAGTTAATCCCAGTTATTTTCCAAAGTATATATATTTACTGAGGATCCTACAATGTATGTGAGGTGATCTGACATGGTCGTTAATATCTTATTATTCTTACTATTCCCTTGGGTCTTTGGAGTATGGTTATTCAAAAGGGACAAAACGATTTTCTTGCGCATGTTTCCTTTTGGGATGGCAGTAGCAATCGTGATTGACTTATGGGGCCAATACCATAATTATTGGATATTAAAGCCTGTTCTTAAGAAAAGACAATACTTGACGACGATGCCTTTGAATTTTGGGTTATATCCTATATTGAGCGCATTAGTCTGTTATATTATAAAAAACAGCAAAGAACGGCCATCTTCTTGGATATTAGTGTTTACGTGCCTGTTAACCGTGATTGAATTTACGTCTAAGATATTCGGTTTTGCAGCGTATAGAAATGGATGGAATCTTATGAAAACTTTTCTTGCATATTTAGTAGCCCTTCATTTAGTCTATCGTTATTATGTGTGGCGATGCTAACGCGTAAATAAATATACTAAACTCGATTGTGAATTAAGTTTGTTGGAGATCCTTTTACATGGTAAAATGACAGAAACCTATTCTGCATTTAAGTTAAATTTTAAAAAGGTCACCACAGTGGTTGTGACGACCTTTCTCGTGGTTTTATTTGTTTGTACCGAGGTTTCTCCTTATTATTCGTTTTCAAATTTTTTCATTTCCGTGCTCACTTTTCGGACTCTTATTCCTTGGCGATCGAGCTACAGGTTTTTACACTTTAGAAAAGTTTAACTTTGTTAAAGGATCAAAGTATAAGCAAAACTACGACTTCTGCCATAAGGACTCGGCGGCAAGCGGAGTTTTTCTAACGGATTTCCATGATTGAATTTTTGGCTGATGGATTCATGTCCCATTTTTATGTTTAGTTCTTTAACATGTTTTATTAATCAACATGTTTAGTTATTGTTGAACGTTTGCATTTGAACCGTGCAGGAGTTGTTCGTTCCGTTCTGAAATGCCATTGCCGCTAACAAGCTGCTGGCGTAGTCTTATTTCCTTTCATAGCAGCAGCTTCTACCGCCTTATCAATCTCTTAAGTTTTGATTATTTAGAATTAACTGTATATTATTCAAATTGAATTTGATTCGCTAACCTAGCCATTTTATTGCTCTACCATAACTTCTTCTGTATAGTATTTCATATGCTTCTGGCCCCACTCGTACATACTATCAATAATCGGCATCAAGCTTTTTCCTCGTTCCGTTATGGTATACTCCACTCTTGGCGGAACTTCTGGATAGACTTCTCGATGCAAAAGGCCATCTTCTTCTAATTCTCGTAATTGTGTTGTTAATACTTTGTGGGTAATCTTCGGAAAAACTCGTCGTATTTCATTAAAGCGCATCGTACCATCCTTTCCGATATGATACAGCATTGTGATTTTCCACTTTCCGCTTATCAATGAAAGGGTTAACTCCTTTTCGCAATTGAATTTGCCGCTTCTAACCTTCTTTAACACTTCTTTCCGTAAATCTTCCACTAAGAACCCACTTCCCTTCCATAGTATCCTTTAGGTTACTATCTTACATATAAGTGCGTACTTTCCGACAACTTAGTTAAACTTATAGAATTTTACTTAAGGAATACATCGAAACTATTGGTTTACGTTACAATTCCTTTTTTTAACTGCTTATTGCTAGTGTAAGCAATGTTATCTGAAACATCAATTGTGCAGTCCCCAGGAACATTCCCAAAAGAATACAGGAGGGTAAAAATATGTCTGGAAACCGTGCTGTTGCTTATGCAGGACCTGGTGCAGTAGAAGTAAAAGATACTGATTTTCCAGAGTTGATGTTACGAGATGGCCCAGGGGTCAATCCGCTTAATGTAGGCAGAAAATGTGAACACGGGGTTATTTTAAAAGTCATTACTACAAATATCTGCGGAAGTGACCAACACATGGTGCGCGGCAGAACCACCGCACCCGAAGGTCTTATTCTCGGTCATGAAATAACCGGTGAAGTAATTGAAACAGGCCGAGATGTAGAATTCATCAAAAAAGGAGATTTGGTATCTGTCCCTTTTAACATTGCCTGCGGACGCTGTCAGGCATGTAAGGAACAAAAT
This DNA window, taken from Alteribacillus bidgolensis, encodes the following:
- a CDS encoding helix-turn-helix domain-containing protein; translation: MIGQRIVHYRMKNNMSILELAQKTGISTSHLKKIEEDKYSYPSVQKLEQIANVLNIPVQLLLGPQTSQEKETELDDVWIEVVKEAMESGVSKEQFKAFIENKKRERDDE
- a CDS encoding DUF4062 domain-containing protein, with product MINKTRIFISSAYEEDLKIPRKIVKKHLEESGHHVPIFEDGDFGTWEKDTLKQCQDVVKASDVFVLLIHRKAGASPKLLPGNVTPAYLEYKAAVMEKKHILVFVSPEVKESFFRIQKKLESLHNTFLNDHHRAPDSPYDPFEHWIIDEIESEGLAKQFLETADPFIWAFLFELFQNGHWLYDFDISKGKEQAQNISAMLSTSLRSVIGFISERENIQTLKNQAARLLHYADYSLMTLHAYNEILQDTGDSRKRWSAFLEKAISFFNQPVDIVQAPDYNPAVVNTINDCFAAALYYSVEEEYLSLIGLTGDIRAPEKMSLDADPFKKRTIGYREETQSIYIAEPINPFVLYLHFSLDDVMTEEQIKAYTEEIERAVMEQNEYHIEYLKLLIGRKTVIPKDSVRFYSHEKQGMMQSSISRNLESLEKALHRGKTLFRKKR
- a CDS encoding DUF3889 domain-containing protein; amino-acid sequence: MYFYYYPTGNPYAFYPYHTEPYEKHPYYMEDRSYSGFSNDFDRQQAVRGQATWTEGGPVTKCGIPWSHNNYMTASVGENSPYQCGQSLRIKNLTSPDKEVTVTVVDQTRGYPPNKINLHRNAFEALGANLEVGVLNVEITPIQQPDSGMGNGRWGEYLSAITQTAYPSYYVTNFQAVGKTHMNPQQTKETYDLLLQSPHQSRQVRGNVIYQTNTNQVISFDIQEM
- a CDS encoding DUF4064 domain-containing protein, with amino-acid sequence MSRVTEMVLGIIGGLIGFGGAFFALFMGSLDEAFNETASSLTGLGASAFLFSALAIAGAIVVKFKPKTGGWLMAISGIAILFSIGLFGVVPALFLVPAGLMGILRKEKQLQSPSKSEES
- a CDS encoding CobW family GTP-binding protein, which translates into the protein MNNHRTEIYMLSGFLGSGKSTLLRQLLQKEQEIGRNVAVLMNELGEKSIDSAVIPANTPLKELLNGCICCTIQGQLSQQLDHLLKENELDAIYVEVTGAAHPVDVIEACTHPFIADKLNIKAVITLVDAKQWNDKKGSIKVKKLMKEQVKYADIVVLNKIDKVSTSEQKAVNQTLKEINPKASIFHCAYANISLSELFSKTNHSSLPSAERKAHAVEDLHLHSLTLPLPQPVSRLKFSQWIKKIEGNVFRMKGFVIFTSGPEMFLFNYSHGGLTFEKYQQDRDIDPLLVIIGEDLDENKIKGGLQKL
- a CDS encoding (2Fe-2S) ferredoxin domain-containing protein, which codes for MVTWNLSNTTHHVLICNGGSCMRKNGEEVTQAIRDEIKSLGLDEYIHTTRTRCNGRCEDACVVLVYPEGIWYKTITPDMGRKIINQHIQKNEPLHPYIAYRYQHANFQPTNISSIGISKSKT
- a CDS encoding winged helix-turn-helix transcriptional regulator; translation: MEDLRKEVLKKVRSGKFNCEKELTLSLISGKWKITMLYHIGKDGTMRFNEIRRVFPKITHKVLTTQLRELEEDGLLHREVYPEVPPRVEYTITERGKSLMPIIDSMYEWGQKHMKYYTEEVMVEQ